A window of Sutcliffiella cohnii contains these coding sequences:
- a CDS encoding response regulator transcription factor, translated as MIKVLLVDDHEMVRIGVAAYLSAQPDIEVIAEADDGKVAIDLALKHKPHIILMDLVMKEMDGIEATKKIMEEWPDAKIIIVTSFLDDEKVYPALEAGATSYILKTSKANEIANAIRSTYNGQSILEPEVAGKMMKRMRQKTKQLPHEELTNREMEILLLIAQGKTNQEIADELFIALKTVKVHVSNILAKLDVQDRTQAVIYAFKHSLVQ; from the coding sequence ATGATTAAAGTTTTACTAGTAGATGATCATGAAATGGTAAGAATAGGGGTCGCAGCCTATTTGTCTGCTCAACCAGATATTGAAGTTATAGCGGAAGCGGATGACGGGAAAGTTGCAATAGACTTAGCTCTTAAACATAAACCACATATTATATTAATGGATTTAGTGATGAAAGAAATGGATGGAATTGAGGCAACGAAAAAAATAATGGAAGAATGGCCAGATGCGAAAATAATTATTGTTACGAGCTTCTTAGATGACGAAAAAGTATATCCTGCCTTAGAAGCAGGGGCAACAAGCTATATTTTAAAAACATCAAAAGCGAATGAAATTGCTAATGCTATTCGTTCTACGTATAATGGGCAATCTATATTGGAGCCAGAAGTTGCTGGAAAGATGATGAAGCGTATGCGACAAAAAACGAAACAGCTTCCCCATGAAGAATTAACAAATCGTGAAATGGAAATTTTACTTCTTATTGCCCAAGGAAAAACAAATCAAGAAATTGCAGATGAATTGTTTATTGCACTTAAAACGGTTAAGGTGCATGTTAGTAATATTTTAGCTAAGTTAGATGTCCAAGATCGTACACAAGCAGTCATATATGCGTTTAAACACTCGCTCGTTCAATAA
- the metX gene encoding homoserine O-acetyltransferase MetX, with the protein MLQTNNLYEVGKVCIGDFELESGVHLKDVEVAYERVGNLYGDSIIVCHALTGNHLTVGTSVSPGWWRDLIGPSRYIDTNKYNVITMNVLGGCSGSTGPTSINPETGKKYRGDFPTITIRDIVHSHKRALEKIGVTEVLSIIGGSLGGMQVLEWGILYPHFAKHLIPMAVTPTLSDYGIAFNTIGRHAIQNDPAWNNGFYEEQSIKGLEVARMVGLVTYRSQRLFNNRFQREKKNASQYQIDSYLKYQGEKFVKRFDANSYLCLLQAMDSFDIGFKRHGIEKALKNIESSLTMVAFSHDLLYPPTVIEETVLLLKRVGKVANYIYVQTDFGHDGFLVEFEKFGTEISLQLQTVLQTR; encoded by the coding sequence ATGCTTCAAACAAATAATTTATACGAAGTCGGAAAGGTTTGTATTGGTGACTTTGAATTGGAGAGTGGTGTCCATTTAAAAGATGTGGAAGTCGCTTATGAAAGAGTAGGGAACCTTTATGGCGATAGTATAATAGTTTGTCATGCTTTAACAGGAAACCACTTAACAGTCGGGACATCGGTGTCCCCTGGCTGGTGGAGAGATCTTATCGGACCTTCACGTTATATCGATACGAACAAATATAATGTTATTACGATGAATGTGCTCGGAGGCTGCTCGGGCTCAACTGGTCCTACTTCTATAAATCCTGAAACAGGAAAAAAATATAGGGGGGATTTTCCTACTATAACCATTCGAGATATCGTTCATAGTCACAAAAGAGCGTTAGAAAAAATAGGAGTAACAGAAGTGCTATCAATTATTGGTGGTTCATTGGGTGGCATGCAAGTTTTAGAATGGGGGATACTTTATCCCCATTTTGCAAAACATTTAATACCGATGGCAGTTACCCCTACCTTATCCGATTATGGTATTGCATTCAATACGATTGGAAGACACGCTATTCAAAATGATCCAGCTTGGAACAACGGTTTTTATGAGGAACAATCGATAAAAGGTTTAGAAGTAGCAAGAATGGTAGGGCTTGTTACGTATCGTTCGCAACGTTTATTTAACAACCGTTTCCAACGTGAAAAAAAGAACGCATCCCAATATCAAATAGATTCCTATTTGAAATATCAAGGAGAAAAATTTGTAAAACGTTTTGATGCAAATAGTTATTTGTGTTTGTTGCAAGCGATGGATTCTTTTGATATTGGATTTAAGAGACATGGGATAGAAAAAGCATTAAAAAATATCGAGAGTTCGTTAACGATGGTGGCTTTTTCGCATGACCTATTATATCCACCTACAGTAATAGAAGAAACAGTATTATTACTTAAAAGAGTTGGCAAAGTAGCAAACTATATTTATGTACAAACAGACTTTGGGCATGATGGATTTTTAGTAGAATTTGAGAAGTTTGGAACGGAGATTTCGTTACAGTTACAAACGGTATTGCAGACACGGTAA
- the htpG gene encoding molecular chaperone HtpG has product MEKKQFQAESKRLLEMMINSIYSQREVFLRELISNASDAIDKLYYKALTDATLTFNKESYYIKIIPNKEERTLTIMDTGIGMTAEELETNLGTIAKSGSLAFKKENETKDGHDIIGQFGVGFYAAFMVADVVTVNSKALGSNQAYKWQSEGADGYSIEGTDKETIGTEIILKLKENSEDENYDEFLEEYRLKAIIKKYSDFIRYPIKMDVTTSKPKEENENENVEVLEEQIINSMVPIWRKNKNELKAEDYENFYNEKHYGFDKPLKHIHVSVDGTVRYNALLYIPENIPFDYYSKEYEKGLELYSSGVLIMDKCGDLLPDHFSFVKGLVDSEDLSLNISREMLQQDRQLKFISKNLAKKIKSALQSMLKDARENYETFFKAFGRQLKYGVYADFGANKETLQDLLLFYSSKEKKLVSLEEYVTNMPEDQKYIYYATGDSIERIDKLPQTELVTDKGYEILYFTEDIDEFAIKMLMTYKEKEFRSVSSGDLGIDNEKEDSKTESELEEYKELFDAMKEILGGKVTDVRVSKRLRSHPVCLSADGEITIEMEKILNAMPDNQGVKANKVLEINTKHDVFNSLKSSYKEDREKLALFTNILFNQALLIEGLSVEDPVDFANDICKVMV; this is encoded by the coding sequence ATGGAAAAGAAACAATTCCAAGCCGAATCGAAAAGATTGTTAGAAATGATGATTAACTCTATTTATTCTCAACGTGAAGTGTTTTTAAGAGAGTTAATCTCCAATGCAAGTGATGCAATCGATAAACTGTACTATAAGGCATTAACAGATGCTACCCTTACATTTAATAAAGAGAGCTATTACATAAAAATTATCCCTAACAAAGAAGAAAGAACGTTAACCATTATGGATACTGGAATTGGAATGACTGCGGAGGAATTAGAGACAAACCTAGGAACAATTGCTAAAAGTGGCTCATTAGCATTTAAAAAAGAAAATGAAACAAAAGACGGTCATGATATTATTGGACAATTTGGTGTAGGTTTTTATGCTGCTTTTATGGTTGCTGATGTTGTAACTGTTAACAGTAAAGCACTTGGAAGTAATCAAGCCTATAAATGGCAATCAGAAGGTGCAGATGGGTATTCTATCGAAGGAACAGATAAAGAAACAATCGGAACCGAAATCATCTTAAAGCTAAAAGAAAATAGCGAGGATGAAAACTACGATGAATTTTTGGAAGAGTATCGCCTTAAAGCTATTATAAAGAAATACTCAGACTTTATTCGTTATCCTATTAAAATGGATGTCACTACATCAAAACCGAAAGAAGAAAACGAAAATGAAAATGTGGAAGTTCTAGAAGAACAAATTATTAATAGTATGGTTCCAATTTGGCGCAAAAATAAAAACGAGCTAAAGGCAGAAGACTATGAAAACTTCTACAACGAAAAACATTACGGTTTTGATAAGCCGCTTAAACATATTCACGTTAGTGTCGATGGTACAGTTCGATACAATGCTCTTCTTTATATTCCAGAAAACATTCCGTTTGATTATTACTCAAAGGAGTATGAAAAAGGGTTAGAGTTATATTCAAGTGGCGTTTTAATAATGGATAAATGTGGAGACTTATTACCGGATCACTTTAGCTTTGTGAAAGGATTAGTAGATTCCGAAGACTTATCTTTAAACATTTCACGTGAAATGCTTCAACAAGATCGACAATTAAAATTCATCTCAAAGAATTTAGCGAAAAAGATCAAAAGTGCACTTCAAAGTATGTTAAAAGATGCAAGAGAAAATTATGAGACTTTCTTTAAAGCCTTTGGTCGTCAATTAAAATATGGCGTATATGCAGACTTCGGTGCTAATAAAGAAACGTTGCAAGATTTATTATTATTTTACTCATCAAAAGAGAAAAAGTTAGTTTCCTTAGAAGAATACGTAACAAATATGCCAGAGGATCAAAAGTATATTTATTACGCTACCGGTGACTCTATTGAGCGGATAGATAAATTACCACAAACCGAACTTGTAACTGATAAAGGATATGAAATTCTCTACTTTACTGAAGACATTGATGAATTTGCGATTAAGATGTTAATGACTTATAAAGAGAAAGAATTCCGTTCAGTGTCTAGTGGTGATTTAGGTATTGATAATGAAAAAGAAGATTCCAAAACAGAAAGTGAACTAGAAGAGTATAAAGAACTTTTTGATGCAATGAAAGAAATACTTGGTGGTAAAGTAACGGACGTACGAGTATCAAAACGATTACGCTCACACCCAGTTTGCTTATCTGCTGACGGTGAAATAACAATTGAAATGGAAAAAATCTTAAATGCAATGCCTGATAATCAAGGAGTAAAAG
- a CDS encoding YckD family protein gives MRKFIFLLSFVVLVVSFAPLSNVQAHFNGEGWINKDVKLTDSQKEELGALHKNVLIEKKNIINKYVEYGIIPPDKGDKIIAKMEKRYKKMEENEFIPQWDKYKKHKKHNE, from the coding sequence ATGAGAAAATTTATATTTTTATTAAGTTTTGTCGTACTTGTCGTTAGTTTTGCTCCACTCTCTAATGTTCAAGCTCATTTCAACGGAGAAGGCTGGATAAACAAAGATGTAAAATTAACAGATTCTCAGAAAGAGGAGCTCGGGGCACTACATAAAAATGTGTTAATAGAGAAGAAAAACATCATTAACAAGTACGTTGAGTACGGTATAATACCACCTGATAAAGGGGATAAAATAATAGCAAAAATGGAAAAGCGTTATAAAAAAATGGAGGAAAATGAATTTATTCCTCAATGGGATAAGTATAAAAAGCATAAAAAGCACAATGAATAA
- a CDS encoding sensor histidine kinase: MNIIQRYVVIGFLISLLSLITIGAILFYSFPFMNWASFWEVKVFDLPLMLFSSCIIFLIGIITGLLSGVFEKKQWQTVYDQVTHIEQGRSLMDKQAVPELDMVQQILHKINMQMKEQAKLAQKLANEKAVDMENRVQEIISQERNRLARELHDSVSQQLFAASMLMSAITENNSELAEYQTKQLLLVEQMIQQSQLEMRALLLHLRPVALKGKTLQEGIEELLIELQHKIPMELSWKLEKFRMDKGVEDHLFRIVQESFSNSLRHSKAASLEVLLIERDQFIILRIEDDGIGFDVESEKAGSYGLQNMYDRALEIGGVMKIVSVKGQGTRLEVKVPKIDLKGEDDD, encoded by the coding sequence ATGAATATAATACAACGGTATGTTGTCATCGGTTTTCTTATATCGTTACTCAGTTTAATAACAATTGGGGCTATCTTGTTTTATTCTTTTCCATTTATGAACTGGGCTTCTTTTTGGGAAGTAAAAGTTTTTGATTTACCGCTTATGCTTTTTAGTAGTTGTATTATTTTCTTAATCGGAATTATAACAGGACTTCTTTCTGGAGTTTTTGAAAAAAAACAATGGCAAACCGTTTACGATCAAGTAACACATATTGAACAAGGAAGAAGTTTAATGGATAAACAAGCCGTTCCAGAATTAGATATGGTACAACAAATCCTCCATAAAATAAATATGCAAATGAAAGAACAAGCTAAATTAGCTCAAAAACTGGCAAATGAAAAAGCAGTTGATATGGAAAATAGAGTACAAGAAATCATTTCACAAGAAAGAAACCGACTTGCACGAGAACTACATGATTCGGTTAGCCAACAGTTATTTGCTGCTTCTATGTTAATGTCTGCTATTACAGAAAATAATTCGGAGCTTGCAGAATATCAAACAAAACAACTACTCCTTGTTGAACAAATGATACAACAATCTCAGTTAGAAATGAGAGCACTACTTTTACATTTACGACCAGTTGCTTTAAAAGGTAAAACATTGCAAGAAGGAATAGAAGAGTTGTTAATCGAATTACAACATAAGATACCAATGGAACTTAGTTGGAAACTAGAAAAATTTCGAATGGATAAAGGTGTGGAGGACCATCTATTCCGGATTGTACAAGAATCCTTTTCTAACTCATTACGTCATTCCAAAGCAGCTAGTTTGGAAGTACTCCTAATCGAACGAGATCAATTCATTATATTGCGAATAGAGGACGATGGGATTGGATTTGATGTAGAGTCTGAAAAAGCTGGTTCCTACGGATTGCAAAATATGTATGATCGTGCTCTTGAAATTGGTGGCGTTATGAAAATTGTTAGTGTAAAAGGACAAGGAACTCGTTTAGAAGTAAAAGTTCCAAAGATTGATTTAAAGGGTGAAGATGATGATTAA
- the liaF gene encoding cell wall-active antibiotics response protein LiaF has protein sequence MKKESKEYAMYLFLFGILVFAIEILFLNSGLLISLLFSTGFMYFGRKYQHTFLGKVFFVIGGVSVFFTVINMTTFKYAILAAIAYLIMKVARSKEQPERIEPLMEEVIEPLQTIKPWFTNKIFGSQKTPNHSYTWEDVNIQTGIGDTIIDLSNTVLPKGEAIIFVRNIIGNVQILVPYEVEISIQHSALVGTTHILGNDDEKRFNQSIRYQTEKYIQVQQKVKINTSILVGKLEVKRI, from the coding sequence GTGAAAAAAGAAAGTAAAGAATATGCAATGTATTTATTTTTGTTTGGTATATTAGTCTTTGCAATAGAAATTTTATTTCTTAATAGTGGCTTATTAATCTCCCTTCTTTTTTCAACTGGATTTATGTATTTCGGTAGAAAATATCAACATACTTTTTTAGGAAAAGTTTTTTTCGTAATTGGTGGAGTTTCAGTATTTTTTACGGTTATTAATATGACAACGTTTAAGTATGCTATTTTAGCTGCAATAGCGTATTTAATTATGAAGGTGGCTCGCAGTAAGGAACAACCTGAGCGAATCGAACCTTTAATGGAAGAAGTTATAGAGCCTTTGCAAACAATTAAACCCTGGTTTACGAACAAAATATTTGGTAGTCAAAAAACACCGAATCATTCCTACACATGGGAAGATGTTAACATTCAAACGGGTATTGGTGATACAATAATTGATTTGAGTAACACAGTTTTACCAAAAGGAGAAGCAATTATTTTTGTCCGAAACATAATAGGTAATGTACAAATTTTAGTTCCGTATGAAGTAGAGATTTCTATCCAACATTCTGCGTTAGTTGGTACAACACATATTTTAGGTAACGATGACGAAAAAAGGTTTAATCAATCAATTCGATATCAAACAGAAAAGTATATTCAAGTTCAACAAAAAGTAAAAATAAACACCTCTATACTTGTCGGTAAATTAGAGGTGAAGAGAATATGA
- a CDS encoding O-acetylhomoserine aminocarboxypropyltransferase/cysteine synthase family protein, which translates to MSNNQEYKLETVLLHGGQQVDPTTGSRAVPIYQTTSYVFESTEQAQNLFGLKEFGNIYSRITNPTVDVFEQRIALLEGGVAAVALSSGMAAITFSILNIAQAGDEIIAAENLYGGTYNLFANTLPKYGIKVHFVDTTNPEKVREAITPNTKAVFAETIGNPSLNVLKIEEIANVAHENNVPLIVDNTFAPYVCQPLKWGADIVVHSATKWIGGHGTTIGGVVVDGGTFNWDQPKYPGFIEKDESYHGLRFAETFGPLAYAVKLRVQLLRDIGACLSPQSAFLLLQGLETLHLRMERHNENAKEIVAFLQQHPAVDWVTFPGLENHSSNHLAKKYLNNTYGSIIVFGIKGGREAGRKVIDSVKLWSHLANVGDAKSLIIHPASTTHQQVSSEDLQKTGVTEDLIRLSVGIESVEDLKNDLDQAFYSATGFTVKGAIAGDASNK; encoded by the coding sequence ATGTCAAATAATCAAGAGTATAAGTTAGAAACAGTTTTATTACACGGTGGTCAACAAGTAGATCCTACAACAGGTTCACGAGCAGTTCCGATTTATCAAACAACTTCATATGTATTTGAGAGTACAGAACAAGCACAAAACTTATTCGGACTTAAAGAGTTCGGAAACATTTATAGTAGAATTACGAATCCAACAGTTGATGTTTTTGAACAAAGAATAGCGCTATTAGAAGGTGGGGTTGCGGCAGTTGCGTTAAGCTCTGGGATGGCTGCTATTACCTTTTCCATATTAAACATAGCTCAAGCTGGTGATGAAATAATTGCTGCTGAAAACCTGTACGGTGGAACATATAATTTATTCGCAAACACACTACCGAAATATGGAATCAAGGTACATTTTGTAGATACAACAAACCCAGAAAAAGTTAGAGAAGCAATTACCCCTAACACAAAAGCTGTTTTTGCAGAAACAATCGGCAATCCAAGTTTAAACGTGTTGAAAATTGAAGAGATTGCAAACGTTGCGCATGAAAACAATGTTCCATTAATTGTTGATAATACGTTTGCACCGTATGTATGTCAACCGCTTAAATGGGGAGCTGATATCGTTGTACATTCTGCAACAAAATGGATAGGAGGTCATGGTACAACAATCGGTGGGGTCGTTGTAGATGGTGGAACTTTTAATTGGGATCAACCGAAATACCCTGGTTTTATAGAAAAAGATGAAAGTTATCACGGTCTTCGATTTGCCGAGACGTTCGGTCCATTAGCTTATGCTGTAAAGCTACGTGTTCAACTATTAAGGGATATCGGTGCATGTTTAAGCCCACAAAGTGCTTTCCTTCTATTACAAGGGTTAGAAACATTACATTTACGTATGGAAAGGCATAATGAAAATGCGAAAGAAATAGTTGCATTTTTACAACAACATCCTGCTGTTGATTGGGTCACTTTCCCAGGTTTAGAAAACCATTCATCAAACCATTTAGCAAAGAAATATTTAAACAATACGTACGGATCAATTATTGTATTTGGAATTAAGGGTGGAAGAGAAGCAGGTAGAAAAGTCATTGATAGTGTAAAATTATGGTCTCACCTAGCGAATGTCGGGGATGCTAAATCGCTCATTATACATCCAGCTTCAACTACACATCAGCAAGTATCTTCTGAAGATTTACAGAAAACAGGAGTTACAGAAGATTTAATACGTTTATCGGTTGGCATAGAATCCGTTGAAGATTTAAAAAATGATTTAGATCAAGCCTTTTATTCAGCTACTGGATTTACTGTGAAAGGGGCAATTGCTGGAGATGCTTCAAACAAATAA